In Candidatus Jettenia caeni, the DNA window GATTGAAAATTTTAGCGGAAAAAGTGTAGAAACCGTATTGCAGGATTTCCATGCAAACATCTTTATGCGCAATATTACGGCAATCCTGGCTTTTCCCGTCCATTCCCATATCGAAATGGATGCTCAAGAAAAAGAACTTGATTACAAGATCAACTGGACACAAGCTTTGGCAAAAATGAGAAATTGTGGTATTGTACTTTTCTTCAGAAAACATATTTTGTCTCTCATTAAAAAACTCCACAAATTATTTATTGAAAACAATTCTGCTATAAGAAAGGGAAGAAAATTTCCAAGAAATGTTCAACCACGTAAAAAAATTTTCGCTTTTCCTTATAAACCAATCTCTTAACTTAATGACATTGGGTTACAAACCCGAACCCGGCGTGGACGAAGTGAATCCACCATTGCATCTTAATGACATTGGTGTGCAACCTGAATCCATTTATGAGCATTTATTGCAAGTGGGTTGAACAGCTTATCCTGTCATGATCTCCCATCTGAGGCGTTGATTCCATCATTGCCATTGTATTATATTCATGCACCTCCAATAACGATATATGACCGTCACCGTTTCCGATTGCATCCGATGGGACATTTCTACCACACGGATCCTGCTGACACAGGGCGTTTGTTAGTTCATAATTAAATTCTGCATGAAATAAGTCATCACAGTCTGAATAAATACTGTAAGAATTTTCCTGACATGCTGATGAAGTAAGGGTTACGGTTCTGTTATCTTCAACATCCATATTATCAATGATACCTTCAGAGTAGCAAGTCATTACAGCAATAGCTCGTTTTTTATAATGAGAAACACGATTAATACATTCGCTCAGTTCTTCATCGGTAAACTCTTCGGTCGTACCACTAATAGGCAGGGTCAATTTGCAAGTATCTGATTTACTCCCATGTCCCATCCACCATACATATAAAAGATCATTTTCCTTTATTAAATCACTTAATTCATCAAATACTTCTCCAATATTCTTTTTGGTTACAGGTCTATTTGTAATTGAATGCCAAAATACACTATCAAAATCGTGCCCTCTATCATAAAGAACGTAAATATTTTCTTCTGGAAATCCATTCATTATTAACATCTTATATTGCAATACAAGGTCATCCCAATATTCGGAGGCAAGCATTACACCTTTTTGGGCTACACCAGCACTGATTAAAACTGCATATATATTTGCGAATTCATAAGTCGATTCTAGTTCACTCGTTATTGATGCCAGTTCAGGCGCAGATTCAAGGGTAAGTTCTGGCATAGGCTCTGTAACGGATTCCACAGCAGGTTCTGTAATGGGTTCAGCTATGTTACCTGAACAGCAATTACAACGATAAGCATGCTTTGGCGCTAACGGGTTTTCAGATACAAGCTTACATTTGGATTCAACTGTGAAGCAGCCTACGGAAAAGATAAAACACAGAGTAAAGGCATATTGCAACTTCTTTAAATGTGATTGCATGATACTTTCCCCTTTTTAATGTTTACCTTATTGGAGCAGGTGGTTTAACAGGCGGTTTGACAGGTTTTATAATAGTCGGCGTAACCCTGATAATCCTTTTTGACATTCTGTCTGCATACCAGAGATGTTTACCATCGAAGACAAGGCCTGTCGGTTCAGCATCTTTATCTATATCCTCGATGAATGTACGCGAACGTAACATTTTATGATCTTCCTTGTCCATTTTTCTCTTATCTATCTTTGAAGGAAATTTGTTCATATTGTAGCAAATGCTCCAGAGCTCCTTTCCATCCGTCGCAATTCCCCGTGGATAGCAATCAGCAAACATACTCCTTTCGATTTCTCCAGTCTTAAGATTAATCTTGTTGAATGAACTTGAAAATCCAGCATACATAGCAAGCCAGAGGTATTCACCATCCCATGCAATGCCCTCAATGGAATCAAACCTTACAGGAATTTTCATCGGTATTGTTTTTAACGTCTTTCCATTCGAAGGGTCGAGCAACATCAGTGTTTTTTTTCCTTCATCAGCAGTCCAGAGTGCTCTTTCTTTTTCGTCAAAGGATAAGCCTTTTAGTTTTTTCTTTTTCAAAACAAGTGATTGTACCAGTTCACCTGAATCAGGATTAATCCGATGGATTTTTTCTTTCTCACCATCTAACACGAAAAGATTTTTTCCATCCCAGGCAATTCCCTCGACTCTTTTAACTTTGGGAATGGGGATTTGTAGTAAATAGTCTTTTATTGGTGTTAGTTCTGCATAAGTAAGATCTGACACTATTAGAATCGAAATCAGTGTTGCAAAAAAAAACAGCATATTACACACCTTAAACGGTTGCTTCCTGATCATATTTTTCATATAGCTTTCCCCTCTTTTCTTGTTAAGCATTGTTCAGGACTTCTGTTATAAAATCTTATCTGTTTCTGGAAATTACGACTAAATAATCAGATCTATCAAGTACATACGATATTGTAATCGTAAGAAAAACTACCGCTATTCAAAAATATCTTATACTACTAGTAGCCAAGTAAAGCTGATTGAGCAAAACCCAACTTACTTGACGGTAAATTAGTAAGAGAAAATCATCGTTGAATTGGTGTTATTTTGATTAGGGTGGGTTTTAAAAGACAAAACCCAACGACTTTTTCTTTTTTACCTACTCCTCTTACCCACCCCTAGATCCCCTCTCAAGAGGGAACTTGTATACTTCCCTCTTGAGAGGGGGTTTAGGGTGTGTTAACGGCATCATGAAAAACTTCGAATTTCCTATGTATACATGTACGTATGATTCAGTGCTTATCACATAAGGAATAAGAAACAGGAAATAATTTATTGGAAATGTTACATGCTGAAGTGGGTTCAAATTACAAACTCGAACCCGCTCCAGTTAACTCGACCTACTTTACTAATTACTGTGGCTCCAATATATAGTTTTTAACTACTGTGGTAGCAGGTAACTCCACACCCTCTTCTATTTTTGGTTTATAACCAAAAGCTGTAACAGTTATTTTATAAGTACCTGGAATCAAATCAAGGGTCTGATAACCTCCGTTGCTATTTCTATTCCTGGTATGAGTTTGAGGTCCCTCAAAAAGCATTTGTGCACCGGGAATACCTGCACCAGATTGATTTTTTACTGTACCCATAAATTTTCCTGAAGGCCATGGACCGTTTCTACCCCCTTCTTTTCCACCTTGGCAACAATTATTAATAATTTTTGTGCATCCGCAAATTGATATGCTAAATAACAAAATGAATACGATCATCAACTCAGAAAAGCGCACGCACCCATCCCTCAAACGCATCTTTTATCTCCTATAAAATCTTACCCTTTTTAATGAAGGTGGGGCTCATACCCCATACCTTGACGTTTAGGAAATTAAATATTGTTGAATAAGGTATTTGTTAATTTGTAACACACCTCCAACCCTCTTATTATGAGAGGGAAATTCTCTTATATTTTTGAGTTTAAATAATATTTACTTCTTAAAAATCAAAAATACACAATAACAGATGCCAGAAACAGGTGCTCGTTAAGGTCAAAATGAGTATCCTCAATGGTTCTGCCAAAATCTTCCCCTTCTACGTCATTCGCCCATCGGAATTGGTATGCACCGTCAATACTGAATCTTTTGAAGGCAACACCGCTTCCCACACTAAAGCCATATACGTCTGTAGGATCATCCAGGGATGGACGGGGGTCGTAAAAAATTCCGCCACGCAAGGGAATAATCATCTTTTGTCTGAATATCAGATATTCTGTGCCACACCGTATTGCATAGGTATCATCAATACCTCTGTCTGTTGATACATTGCCCAGAGGCCGGGTTTTTTCTCCCCGATCGTTCTCTTGCTGAAAGCTTGACCAATCAGTCCACGTCACATCCATAGAAAAGGATAATGCATCATTGTACCGGAAGCCCAAGCCAGCGCCAAAGGACATGGGAAAATCTATCTCCAAATGTTCTCTAAAATGCGTTGATTCTGTTTGCGTTCCAAATTCATCGGTTAGACTGGACACCCGGTCTTGTACATGATCAACATCTGCCGTATACGGGGAATGAAAAACAGCGCCAAAGGTAAGGAGCTTATCCTCTTTTTCCCACACATCCAGAAGCATACCTGCTGTTACGTTTACTGCCTGAAAATTTTTAAATGTCTCCTCTTCATCTAAAGAACCGCTAAAAGGCGAGCCAAAAAACGTGCCATTCCTTTTCTGTCGGAATGTTTCCCTCCAGGCAAAATCGTCAAAAAATTCATCGGTATAGATATTTACTGCTATACCGAGTGATAATTTTGGTAGTATTTGTATAGCGATGGCAGGTGTCAGAGCGCCCACGCCACCCTTTGATTCAAAATCGGTTGATACATCCTCAATAAATTCGAGATCCGGAATCTCAAGTATCTCATTAAAATCAATCTGCATATGAAAATCGTATTTCTGCTGATAATTCAAATCACCCCGAGACACATCTTCATTGCCCAGTGAAAATAACCCACTGTTTCCCGGATTAAAATCCTGTTGCGTATATAAAAATGAACCAACCAGGGAAAATTCTGGTCTTTCTAGTTGTATCAAACCGCCAGGATTCCACGATGCCGCCGTGGCATCATCAGCAACTGCGATAAAAGCACCGCCCTGTCCTAAAGCTCTGGCGCCTGACCCAACAGGAAGGGGAGTCGCATTAATAGGCGGGGTAATCTGGGCAAAAGAGGTTTTGGTTAATAACGTGGAGAAGGGAATAAATATCAATATGAATAGAAAGTATTTCAATCTCATATCTGCACTTCCTTTCCTCTAAGTGGATTCAAGTTTGCATTGCAGGTTCGGGTTTACCTTCCCGTGTGTTCAGATTTATAACTCCCGCGGGTTCAGGTTTGTAACCTGAACCCAATAGTTATAATACCGATTCAAGTTTGATTTTACTCCCGATGTTAGCAAATGATCACTTCCAATCCTCAAAACTCTCAACCTATTGTTTCCGCACTGGAGGTAATGAATTTTCAATCTTAGGCTGAACAACTCTTTAGAATTGCTATCCCAATCATATATTCTAGCGGGGAAGCAAGGCTAAAGCCTTGCCCTACATTACCTCAATCTGTCTCATTTTGTTATCACAAGGTCCTTCTTTTTTATCTTCTTTGTACCCTTCGTGCTTATTTTAGCAAATGAGGTATCGGGTTGTACCAGTACAACCCTGGCAATGGCGTCCAGAGGTTCTTTGAGCACAAAATCGCCTTCTTTTACTTTCCGAAATAAGAGCAGTTTCATCCCTAATTTAAGGCCGCTGGCTCCACCGGCATCGATATGGAATCCATTCCCTGAAACCCGGATAACGTTCCCTTCTATCAAGGGAAACTGTCGTTTCATTTTGAGCGATAATCCGTGCACAAGCCAAGCAAGGTTTTTCATACTTTTATCCTCATCATACACATCGACATGGGCAAGCACCTGTGTTGTTTCTGTATCTACGAGTTGCAGCGTTATGGTAACACCTCTCAAGTCTTCCTCCACAGCACCAAAGAATATACCCTCGGCTGCATGGATTTTCCCGATCTTTACGGCCGTATCAGGAGAGGCAAGTTGCGTATTACTGATTTTTTGCTCACGGAGAATTTCTGCGAGTCTCGCCTGATCCCTTTCCACAAAGTTGAATCTCTTCGGTTCTTCGTCAAATGCCTTGAGCAGCATAGAATAGAGGATTTCAGGTGACACCTCCCGCTCTGCAAATGCCCTCAGGGGCAGCCACGCAACGGTATACCGGGCATCCGTTTCCAGCAATTCAAAGGTCCTTTTGGTAATTTTTACCGGTGAGAGCTGCGTCTCATTTCCCTGGATATCAATGGCCCTGACGGTAACAACATTTTCCCCCATAGTAAGCGGCAATAAGTAATTGAAGAAGATGTGTTTGCCGGGACGGATTTCTAATGGATATTGATTCACAAAGAGTTTGGCAACACCACTGTCATCATGCGCATCCATGCTAAAGAAGAGGTTTGCGTCATGGACAATGGCAGGTTTTAAATCGGTATGTACGACAGGAGGGATATTATCCGAAGCGGCACCTTGCAAATGAGTTGATCCTTTTTCCTCTTTCTCCATATCTTTGCTGGTATAAGAAGAGGAAGAGGTACAGGGTGACAGCGCAGTAACTGCCTCGTGAGACGCTAAAAGACTCCTCGCCATATACCGGTCCATTTTGCCCGATGCAACCACGAGAGGTGTATTTGTGCGGTCGGCATACTGCCTCTTGTTCAGGATGTCTTCCGGCCATAATAACAATGCCTTCCCACCGATCCGTTCCTCACCCCTTGTCTCATTTCCGGCCGCATCGATTACTTTCAATGAGATTTTATCCAGGCTCGTTACAATAATATCCTGTTTAAAATGCACCTCTTTGCCCGAAATGATGGGTATCTCTGTATTGTTGATATAGAGACGTTTTGCGGCATGGTTATCCTCGATAATTCCCTGGATAGTAGCGGTGTGTTTACCGTCTCTTTTGGTCATTTGTATATCATCCAGATAGAGAATTGGCGGGTGCATATCCAGAATAAGGTTAAAATCCTGCCGGATACTCTTTCCCAGAAGGTCAAAGGCCTCAAGGCTTATCGTATTTCTACCGGTATGAAGAAGAATATCTTCCTGAAAATATAGTCTCTTCTCAGCAAGTTCTACAAAAAGTCTCTTTCCGTGAATATACATATCGCCAACATAGAAATCATCGGTGGTAAATCCTTTTAACTTTACCAGAGGCGTATTGACAACCATACCATCTGTATGAGAGGTAATTTTGATCTCCGGCGGTTTCTGATCTCTCCCCGTGAGTTTCAGGATTACCTCGTTACATTTATTTAAGTAGAATTTAGCCCTTGCAGAATCTTCTGTGGAAAGGGAGGTTTCAAGCTCCGCCTTCGCATCCTCGTATTTTTTCTGTTGGTAATAAACTATCCCAAGCTCACGATGGACAAAGTACTCCCAGAAGTGGAGTCCATAGCTTCTCGCCAAACGTTGATCTTTGCTGCGAAGGCTGATAGATTTTTTAAAATCACGGACAGCCTCATCATAGTATCCCTCCTCGGCGAACCATCGTCCGCGGGCGTAATAGTTCCACCACTTCCCTTTATAAAGATTGAAATCTTTGGCGATTTCTTCTTTTGAACGTCCCGGCTTGAAATAGTCCCGCCAGTTATCCGTACTAACCGGCGATACCGTTGCGCAGCTCACAAACGGTAAGGTAAATAATAGTATGGTAGTAATGTATTTGATTTTTTTATAGAGTATCTGTTTGCGCATATATAACTTAATTTTTTTGCTTAGAGGTCATCCCAAAGCCTTAATTTGGTGTCTAGAATCATTTGAGATATAGCATATGTAAGGAGAGAAATTTCATATTTATGCAAGCCGATCCCAGGGGTGTCACTGACAAACTTTGTTTGTCAGTGTTTTGTAATCCATGTCCATGTGCATAGGTAAATAAGCACGGACAAACGAAGTTTGTCCGTGCCACCCGGTCTGGAATCCCAAAACCTCAATTTCGTATCTATAGGTAACTTAATAGGCCTTCGATAACTTTTATAACAGTAGTGGCAGGGCGCGCCTTGCCACTACAGAATCGCTTTGAAATTCCTAAACGTAGAGATGTAGGGCAAGGCTTTACAGGCTGTCCGAGAATTCAATCGGCCCACAAGTACCATACTAAATATTGTTGTTAGGTAAGTAGCACCCATATGCGTTACCTTAAGAAGTAAAATAAACCTTACCTTGTGGCTATAACCGCATCTCTCAGATTGAGCACGGACAAACCATCCCTGTTCAAGACATACAGGAACAGGGTTTGTCCGTGCCACCCCGAATACTGTTTAAGGTAACGCTTATGTAAGTGACACTCCTATAACTTCCGCTTAGCAGTAATCTTCTCTTTAATCTTTATAGCAACATCGTTAGCCACAGTCCTCAAATTTTCATCACCCTGAAAGGCATGCTCAAGGGTATCGACGAGGGTAGTTGTCGTATCCACAATCTCCATTCTTAAGACAAGTCGGCTAGATGCCTCTCCGAGGGAAACTCCACCGAAGCAGAGGAAGGCCGCCCCTTGTATCTTTCCTAACTCTATTCTGAATAACTCATCAGCAAGGACAGAACTGCCAAGCCTTTGCTCCCTTAAAATCTCTTCCTGAAATTCCAGGTCCCTCTCTACCACGCTCAAATCCTCTTGATCCAATAACGCATCGATGATTTTTTGACGGAGTTTTTCCATCTTACGTCTATTTGATAAAACCCCCATCTTCAAGCTGAATTCTTTAACAGATATAGGTATAACCCGTGGGACTTCTTCTGGCTTAGGGCTTTTTTCTCTTGTCTTTTTCGAGATCTTAGATTTATTCTCTTTCAACTGTTCCTTTGCCATAGATTCTAATTCTTTAATGAGCGTATCAATATTCTCCTTTGTCTTTTCTATATCTACTTTATTACGGGGAGATTCCGCATATTCCAGACTACGCATAGATTCAGTATGTTCCAATTGCGTTTCATGCAAGGTGGCGGGGTTTGCCCTTGCGAGTTCACGTTCTTCAACATTGATCAATTCTATATATGCATCTGTCGTCTCGTCTGAATTAATAAAAACGATATCTGACACATCCGCGCAATTCCTCTTTTTTAATGTTATCGGATAGGTACCGCTCATGAGCTTAATATTCAAAGGGGTTGTACCAACTTCCTTTCCATCCACATATACCGATGCTCCTTCAGGATTTGTAGTAATTTGTAAGGTTCCCAGACATGGTATCTCAGTTATCTTCTCATTTTCTTTGAGAGAAGTTTTCACACCGGGAAATCCAAGAGGGAGGTTGTTATCGAAATTACCCGATGTATCGGGATGTTGGGTGTTCTGTGTTGCCCGTTTTACCTTTTCCTCTAAAAAGTCGAATGCCTCCACAAGGGTCACAATACCATTTCTATTCCCCTCTTCATCTGCCTTCCCCTTCAGCCCTTCCAGCAAATAATAGGTAAATACGCCATGTCCACCTCCCCAGAGATTAGATTCCATAGAGACCTCACTAGCCCGGCTGGCGCTCACTACCCCCCAACCTTCTCTCGTTGATTTCAGGGTGGAAAGTGCTACATTAACAGTATTTGAAACACCTCTCGTGCCTATGGTACTTGTAGTAAGCCCTGTGCCATGACAGACATCAGCAAAAAATACAAGTCTCCTGGAGGAGATATACCGCTTCATATCAGCATTCACATGTTCCATAAGATAAGCCGTTGCAGGTAAACTGTTGAGTTTACTATCATACGTCAACAAATAGAGGTCATCGGGTCGACCTGGTTCGGGTTCACCATGGCATGCCATAAAGATCATAACAAAATCAGAATCGGTTGCTTGCCTGAGAAAACCCGTAATGGCTAATTTAATATTTTTAAGGGTTGCCTGATTGTTCTTTAACAGCAAAACATTTTCTTTATGAAAACTGCCGCCAACCGGGCTTGTTAGAAAATCATAAAAGGCCTGAGCGTCAGCATCGGCATATTTTAAATCGGGTATCTTTGGATCTTTATAATCAGATATACCAATCACAACGGCGTAACGCTGAATGCGCTTGTCCTCAAAGTATTGTTTCGGCGGTACTATGCCCCGGATGAGTTGCCTACTGGTGTGCACAATATCCCTGTCGTGTAATAATCTATTATTCTTTTGATTATCCGTAACTACCTTTTCAGCGCTTTGAGAAAATACTGAGGTACTAAAACTAAATAAAAATAAAGGCAATAGAAGGGGGATTAGATTTTTTGTCATGCGGGAGGGGTTATTGCTCATAGTTGTGTTATCCTTTACAAATTGAGTGATACGATCAAACTCAGGAAAAACCAACAGTGAATGATTAAAAAAGCAACATTATATTGTTATATAGTAGCAAAAAAAGTACCATGCATATTGTTACTCCTCTATATTTCCCATGTTACCACCGTATGCTCTCGTTCTTTCTGTTTCCTGAACAGAAATACTTAATACTTATACCTGACGAATGAAGGTAAAAAAGCACAAGATACTGCATAATTGATCTTTATCACGAAATGATGCAATTACTTTATTCTAAGTAACAAAATTTCCTTATAAAGTAATTTTCTTTTATGAGACGTTTTAGCTTAAATGATACAAAAGTGTCTCACGAGACACTTTTGTCTTGGGACACTTTTGTATCATGAGACACTTTTGTATCAGATGAATCTAATATTCGAGGAATTTTTCTCTTATGAATAAAGAGTATTCATTTGACCCAGTCTGAGGGTTCTCCCCTACCATGATCCAACAATATTTTGTGTAACTATAGGCATATTGGCCGGTGACAGGTTGTCCGAGGATTAGGATTTTTAAAATTAGCATACAATATATTATGCTTGTAAAGTATGATATACACAATAAATGGTGTCTTTAAAATTCTTAACTGTATTCTCTGACAGCCTGGCGAGGATTGACAAGACCACTTCTTGAAGACATTCACCAGTACTTACACAACGCTATAGTTCTTCCTGTCATTCCCGAACGTCTTTATCAGGAATCCAGCGGGGGGAAGAAAACAGGA includes these proteins:
- a CDS encoding putative peptidase; translated protein: MSNNPSRMTKNLIPLLLPLFLFSFSTSVFSQSAEKVVTDNQKNNRLLHDRDIVHTSRQLIRGIVPPKQYFEDKRIQRYAVVIGISDYKDPKIPDLKYADADAQAFYDFLTSPVGGSFHKENVLLLKNNQATLKNIKLAITGFLRQATDSDFVMIFMACHGEPEPGRPDDLYLLTYDSKLNSLPATAYLMEHVNADMKRYISSRRLVFFADVCHGTGLTTSTIGTRGVSNTVNVALSTLKSTREGWGVVSASRASEVSMESNLWGGGHGVFTYYLLEGLKGKADEEGNRNGIVTLVEAFDFLEEKVKRATQNTQHPDTSGNFDNNLPLGFPGVKTSLKENEKITEIPCLGTLQITTNPEGASVYVDGKEVGTTPLNIKLMSGTYPITLKKRNCADVSDIVFINSDETTDAYIELINVEERELARANPATLHETQLEHTESMRSLEYAESPRNKVDIEKTKENIDTLIKELESMAKEQLKENKSKISKKTREKSPKPEEVPRVIPISVKEFSLKMGVLSNRRKMEKLRQKIIDALLDQEDLSVVERDLEFQEEILREQRLGSSVLADELFRIELGKIQGAAFLCFGGVSLGEASSRLVLRMEIVDTTTTLVDTLEHAFQGDENLRTVANDVAIKIKEKITAKRKL